The Peptoanaerobacter stomatis genome includes the window AATAATAAAGGATATGGATATTTCAAACTGAAAGGAAATACAAAGGAAAGAATATTAGAAGATATACAAAAGTATCAAAGTTTGGAAAACAAATATATAGAACAATTAAAAGCAAAAGATAAAGAAAAAGGTGTGGGAGTTTATAAATTACAAATTGAAAATAAAGCCGGTTCAATGCCTAAGAAAGTTCAAAACTTATTGGAGGATATTAAATTTTTCCATCAAATATTAAAGTCCGGTTTGAATTTTGACAAAGAGCGTAACTATAATTCTAAGAACGATGTATATATTCCATCATTTATGCTAAAAAAATATAAAAAACAGGAAAGAGTGCTTTTTGAAAAAAAATCACTAAAATTATTTTTAAAACAAGAGGGCTATAATATAAAAGAGTCTTCTAAAAAAGATGATGTTATTAAAAAAGATAAAAAAGATGAATTGAATAATCAAGAATTGTACTATGTAAGAGGGCTTTTAGGATTGGCTCCATTTTACGAGTTCAGAAATGTAAAAAAAGGAGACCAGCCAAAATTTACAGCAAGATTTAATATCAAAATAAAGGAAGTGGAGAGATTTCCATCACCTATTAAATATCTTCCAGTTTCATATGAAGAAATCATTATTCTTGTAGACTATAGTAAAATTGAAGAATTTCGAAAAAAGGGCGATAAAATACATTCAGTCGTTTTTTCTTTAAATGGATTCAAGAGGGAATTATCTTCAAAAATCAATTTACAAATACCAAATGAAGATCAATACAGTATTTATCAATTATTCAAAATAAATGGTGTAATAGAAAACGGAATAAAAGAGTTTGAAAGTGAGATAACAAAAAAAACTAGGAAATGGCAATATAGTGTAATTTCTGATATAAAAATAGGGTAGGTGGGCTATGAACAAGAAATATATCGGAATAACAATCGGACCGATTGTAAAAACATTGATGTTAACAACGACCCCTGCAGGTTTGTGGGGGGCAAGTTATATTTTTTCGTATTTTACAAAAAATTTAATCGACCAATTAGAACAAATTTTGGGGATTTCAAAGGAGTCTTTTTTGGTTCCTGTAAGAAATAATGAGGTTGAGACTATCATCAAGGATTGTCCATGGGCAGGACTGTTTCATGACAGAATTATTTTTCAGACAGATCCTTCTATTCCTTTAACCAAAATCGACCAATGCATAAAAAAATGTAAGGAAGATCTATCCAAGGAAATTCTGACCATTTGTTTAACAGAAAATGAGGATATTGAGAGAGCGAAGAAATTCATAGAAGATTATTTGCAAGTTCATGTAATTGAAAAAGAAGTAGAAAAGGGAAAGAATCCGATATTAGCTTTGAGTCCAAATTTGGATATTTTGGAATTGGGACAAAGCTATATTCCGAAGGAAGATAAAAATTATTTGTTAGATTTTTTAGAAAATAGAGATAGTTTGGAGCAGAAGAAACCGGAAAATAGAAATCAAAATATAAAAAGATTCACTCAAAAAATAGAAAAAACACAACAGTTGATGAAATGGCATTTTCTTGAAGAGGAACATATCATTACAATTGATGATATAGCAGGCGTTAGCGGAAATAAAATTGGTGTAAATACTCAAACCAAAAATTATTTTGCATTGGTAAACGCTGATGGAGATAATTTGGGGAAAGTTCTAAAAAGTATGGAAGATACTCAAGGAAATCAAGTGATAGAAGAAATCAAAGGTTTTTCAGAAAAATGCTTTGATTATGCAAGAAGAGCTTTTGAAAAAGTGGAAAAATATGGTGGAAAGATGATTTATGCAGGAGGCGATGACTTACTATTCATCGCTCCTGTAAAAAATCATGAAGAAACGATTTTTCATTTACTATCTACTTTAAATGATGAATTTATAAATTGTTTCTTTGGGTTTTCTTTCAAGGAAGAAGGACAGGAAAAAAAGATGGGATTTTCAGCAGGCGTTATGATTTGCTATTATAAATACCCTTTGAAGGAAGCTTTAATCAGCGTTTTAGATCAATTGGATAAATCTAAAAAAATCAAAACCAAAAATACAATTAGCGTTCATTTTGAAAAGCATTCAGGAAAACAACATGGAATTCAATTTATAAATTTTTTCAATAACTGTGAAAATAATAAAATTTATACTATGTTTTTAGACTTGTTGGAAGAATATGGAAAACAAAACGGGCAATTAAATAATTCGAAAGATTTTTTAAGGTCGCTTGGTACGAAGTTACAAGATTATCGAAATGTCTTTTTGATTGCCATGGTAAAAGATGGTGCAGCAAAGAGGAACTATTTAAATGAAGTTTTTAAAAACCTTTTTGAAGAATACCCCGGAATTTTTGATGAAACTAAGACAAAGGAGGAGAAAAGCGAAGAAGCAAATTATATTGAAAGGATAGTTGATTTGTTGGAAGAAATTTTTTACATGAAATTATCTCTGATTCAAGATAAAACAGAAAAAACAAAACGGCAAGCAGCTTTGGATAGTTTACAGGAAATAGAGACAGTTATAGGGTTATTGAAGTTTTATAATGAAAAGGAGATAAAATAAATGGCGATATATAAAGTTTTATTTCATCCACTGGAAGAATACTTTTTTGGAGAAGACGGTTCTTTTCGTGAAGGAGTAAGCAATGCGGAATATTTTATTACTTCCAGATTTTTTCCGAGCCAAACGACTGTATTCGGAATTATTCGATATTTAAATTTATTATGTCTAAAAGACAAAGGATCATATTTGCAGGAAGAAAAGAAACTGAATAATAAGACTGTCGGGAAAAAAGGATTTTCTATCGAATCAGCCATCGATTCTAACAGTGAAGTTCAGAATTTTGGAATCATAAAGGGTATGAGCGGAGTTTTTCTTCATAGATATGATGTAGAGGATAAAGTGAATCGAGTTTATGTAACACTTCCTAAAGACGCAAAAAAGCAGCCGGAGATAGATAAGAGCTACACTTCCATTTTTGATGAAGGGGAAGAATCGGTAGTGACTTCAAATGGAAAAAAAATGATGCCTCAAAAGTATAATGTGAAAGAGGGGTTGGAAATTGGATTTATCAGTATTGATGCAGGAATTTCCGATGCCGGAGAGCTGTTACAAAATGAGTTGTCGGTTATAGAACCTCCATTTGAATATGTTTTAAAAACAGGATTAAAAATCAATAGAAAAATGAATAAACCGAAGGATATGGTAGATTTGACCAATACTCAAGATCCCATGAGTTCTTTATTCAAAAAAGAATATGTCCGATTGAAACAAGAATCAGGTGAAGTGGAATACTCGTTTGGAGTTTATGTAGAGATAGAAAATGATGAGGAAGAGGAAGTAACAAAAAGAATGAACCGAGTTGTCGGAATTGGATTGGGAGGTTCTCTGTTTTCTGTAAGAACATCAAAAATAGAAGAAATAGAGAAAAAAAGATTAAAAAATGGATTGGTATTAAATGTGGGCAAAATTTTTGAGAACCATGTAAAGAAAGAAAATATTTTGTATTGTATATCTCCGTGCTATGTAAGCAATCCACAAGACATTTTGATGAAAAGTGAATTTGCTTCATTGGATACAGTGTCCAATCGTCCGATGAATGGTGGCAATATCGATGATGCGTGGAGAAAGACAAAAGCTTTATATTGTATGATGGATTCAGGAAGTGTCTTAATTACGAGTCATATGAATGAAATTATAAAAGAATTCCAGAAAGATGGATTACAGCAAATAGGATACAATCATTATTACTTAGGAGGAGAAATATGAAAGTCGCATTATTAAAAGCAAAGTGCATTACTAATCTGCATATTGGCACAAGTGGAAATGTTTATGGAGACATAAAAAGCGAGGTGGAGAAGGATGCTGTTTTAGCAACGCCGATTATGCCCTCTTCAGGTATCAAAGGGGCTTTTCGAGACTTTTGGAGAGCAAATGGGACTACAGGAACTTCTGTTACTATTTTTGGATCCGATGCTGAAGAAGAAAATCAAAATAGAAAAGGAAACTGTAAATTTCTAAGCGGACAACTGCTGTTTAGACCGATGAGGGTATCAAAAGGAGATCGTGCCTATTGTTTGGTGACGACACCTGAGTTACTTCAAGTAATGATTAATACTATTGACTCCTTTCAAATTAAATTAAATCTCCAATCTGCAAAAAGTGCTGAAGATTTCGAAAAAGCTCTTAATGACATAAAAAAGGAGCTAAACGAAAAGATAGGGCAAGTCGTAGCGGGAATTGTAAACAAAGATGACCATGCCATCATGGAAGTTGAAGGATATGATGTAAAAGAAATACAAAACGAAGAGAATATCCTATATAAAATTTTGCTGGAAATTAGCGATGGTGTTCCCGTTGTTATTATGAGAACGGATTTTTTTCGGATGATCGATTTGCCGATTATTGCCAGAAATTATTTGAAAGATGGAAAAAGCACAAACTTATGGTATGAAGAATTTGTTCCTCATCAAAGTTATTTTTATTTTCCTGTATTATGGGAAAAAGAAGAGGCTAAAGTTTTTTCAGATTTTATTAAAAAAATTAGTAAACAACCGATTGCTTTTGGCGGAAATAATTCTGTTGGCTATGGTTATTGCACTATTACTCCGATGAATAAAGAGTGGGAGGAGAATGATGGAGAATAAGAGAAAAATTGATGAATACATTCCTAAGGCGATTGACAGTCTTTCCAAAAATAAAAAAATAGTGATAAATGGAGAAATTAAAAGTGGATTTGCAGGTCAAATTGCTACCTTTTCAGTTGTAGTGTCCACAGGAAGTTTACTATCTGCCGTCGCATTTTTTAGTGAAAAGAAACAATCATCTGTTGAGCGTCAGGAGCTAATGAATGTAATTTACGAAATAATTACGGGAGAAAGTGCAAGTGTAAATGACGCTAACAATTCTAAGGCAGTTTTACTATCCTATATTAAGAAAAAATACGAACAAACTCATAGTCAAAAAGGAGATGCAAGTTCCTTACTGGATTATGGTCAGCTTCAGCAAGATATTTTAAATGCAGCAATAGCAGTGAAATTAGCAATTAACTTTTTTCCAAAAGCAAAAGAAAATGAAGGTGAGAATGGAAGATGAATGGTGATTGGAGAAATGAGTTGCAAAAACTAGAGGAAAAAATAAAAAATTCAGGAGAAAATAAGATTACAAATTTGGGGTATGCGTTTCAAACACAAGATTATTATATGCAAACAGAGAAGGTCGAAGAGGATGTAAAAAGAATCGTTGATTTTACATTGGATGATAAAACAAAGGAAATGATTAAAAATCGACAAAAGGAATTGCAAAAATTGGTAAAAGGCGAGACTTCCAAGCTTGATATAGGCTGTTTTCAAGCTTGTGTGAGTTATCCAGGGTTGTTGGTCGGCATGTCAAATCCTGTAATGTCGAGTTTGAAACAGGGATCGGATGAGGAAGGGCAAGACAGTGCGTTTAAAACTGGTTTTAGTTTTGACTATGTAACAGGCTTACCTTATATTCCGGGATCTTCAATTAAGGGGATGTTGAGAGCTTCCATTGAGAAGTATAAAACAGATGTTTGTCAGTGGCTTGAGGATAACATAGGTATTTTGGCTGATGAAAGACTGTTTAAAGAAATAATATATGAAATGTTTGGAGACGAGAATAATGAAGTAAATGACGATAAAATGCAGAATAACACTAATGTGTTGGAGAGAGATGTGTTTTTGGATGCCATTATTATTGATGGATCGAACGATAAAATTTTAAAATCGGATTATATCACGCCGCATTCATCTATGTTCAAAAATCCAATACCAATTCGAATATTGGCAATTAAACCGGAAGTAAAACTTGAATTTCACTTTTTATTAAGAGAAAAGATAATTGCAAAAATGAATCGGGAACAAAGATTTAAACTTTATAAGGGTTTAATTTTGGATTTGGGTATTGGTGCAAAAACGAATACTGGATATGGAAGTTTGAAAGAAGTTTAATAAAAAGGAGAAGAATAATGGAAATCAAAGATAAAAATGAAAGAGTCTATAGCTATCATACTTTTTTGCTTCCTTTTGAAATTCTAAAAAGCGACCACGAAACTCTATGCAGTAAAGAAGAGATAGAAAGTGTTTTGAATCAGGAGTATTGGAAACGGTTGTCAGGAGATCATCTTTCGGCATTCGATTCTGTCATCCCAATAAACGGAATAAAAAAAGATGACCACAAGAAAAATAATAATAATCTAACTGAGTATGTAGCACGGTTAGTAGAGTATAGTCAAGAACAGTATTTTCATAGCAATGTCAAAAAGGCGATTCACGATGATGGAAGAAGTGGAATAGTATCAGAATATGTTTTTCAATTTGATGAAAAAAACACCAAGCGTGTAATACTTAAAAAGTTTTGTGAGAATATAAAAGAAAACATAAACACTAATGATGAAAGTACCAACGAAAATAAAAACACCGATGATAATAATGAATATGTTTTAAAGGTGTCAAATGTTCGTCTTAAACTTTTTAATACAGGAATCGGAATTTTAATTTTAGAATTATGTAATGATTTATATAGAAGCTTCAAAAGTGTTAAAGATATTAATGAACTTGGAAGGCATATTAGTTTGCCATATATTGCACTGGAAAGCAAAAACATTGCATCTGCTCAAATATTAATATGGGATTTTTTACATTCGGATGAAAAAGAATATAATTTTGGCGAAAAAAATGAATGCTTTCTGAACGAAAAATCACCAAAAGAAAAAACTTACATGGTGGATTTTTTGAAAAATATAATCCTTAAAAAGGAACATCGATCGCATCATGATTTTAAGCCATCTTTAGATGATCGAATGTTCACTTGTTGTTTAATTCAAGATGATGGACTTGCCAGAGAGTATTCACGAGATTATACCGCACAAAAAGATGATGATGCACAATTCGAAAAGTTATCTAAATGCTTATATGAATATATTTATATTGATAAAGATGATAGCTGCACAGCAGCTACATTCAGTTTTAGAAAAAATATTTTAAACAATTCATTGTATCATCGTTGGACAGAAATTGGTACAATTTATGGAGCTTCTCATACTTCTTTTGTTGCAATTACAGGAGAAGGTGAATTCTTGGACACTATTATTACTTGGCCCTTTTTAACACAATATGTAGAAATTACTATTTTAGTTTTGGTTCAAAGAGCATCTATTTTGCGATTTCAAAAACAAATACAGAGTAATATGGATAATAAAAAGATTCAGAAACTTCAATCTAAATATATTGATTATCGTAATCAGCTTCATTTTTTTGAAGTAAGTTCACAAGAGCAAGGAATTGAGTTATATGAGCTTATCCGAAAACAATTGTATATCAAGAAAGAAATGGAAGCCTTAGAAAAAAATTTAGAGATCTTATATGAAAAAAATAATGTGGATTATGGGAATAAGTTTAATCTATTTGGACTATTTATCGGATGTATTGCTATTTTATCCATACTTTTAGACCTAATGAACTTTATACTTGGGAGGGATTTTAACATAAAATTCTGTGAACAATTTAAATTGATAAAGTGTGAGTTATTAATGATTTTCCTGATCACATTTCTAATATTTTATTGTTTTTGGAAGTCAGTGAAATGTAAAAAATAAACTTGCATGGTGATATCAACTATGCTTTATAGAAATTTTCTTAAAAAAATGTTTATTTAACAAAGATAGGGCAAGATTTAAAACTTTCAAAAAAACCTTATGAATTGTAAAAAGTCAAACATTTTTGACACAAAGCCTATAATAGGGAGTGTAAATAAAAATCAAAATTTCATACAAAAGTTTCGCTTGGAAAATCAGATTAAACAACTTCCAGGAATGCCAAATGTAGCATATTCACTACCGATTCTTTCTTTTGTAAATCAAGCAGATGATATTCAAAAGGAGTTCAGTTTTTTTGTAAAAGTGTCACAAGATAGTTGTATTTCAAAAGCTTTGGAAGGCATAAAAAAAATTCTTAAAGAAAATAAAATAATTCCATGTTTTTTAGGCGGAAAAGGGAGCTCAGGGTATAACGAGTATAATATCTACGCAGTTGAAAACTCATATGACGGTGAAGAAGAAAGGTCAAATACCTGTACAAGATATTTAAACTTGGGAGTACTATTGCCAAATTTTGAAAATGTTGATATTGAAAATTCAGTTGTTGATATATATACATCTGACAGGAAACCTTTTGAAATAGAAAATGAAGTATCTAAGGTAATCAGCTTTGTAACTGCCGGCAGTGTTATTAAAGTAAATGATTGTGGAATAGTTCCATATACAGTTGGAAAAAGTATAGATAACAGTAAATACAATCCCATGTATAAGAAAAATGCCATTATTTTCGGAAATTCTTATCTTTTGAAATTGGAGGTAGATGATGAAGCTTAAATTTAAAACTATTTCACCAATAATTTTATCTCCAAGAATGAAGAAAGCTTTGTATAAAGGTATTGACTTCAAAGAAGTTAATAAGGGCATAAGAAATTTAAAAGTAAAAAATATTGACAGTATCAATATTGTCTATCCTTTTTATAGTTATGAAGATAGAGATTTATTAATTGAAGATTGTTTATTGTATGCAAAAGAATACTATATTCCGGCATCTTCGTTAAAGGTAGCATTATTAGGAAATAAAAAAAGTGATGAAGAGGATAGTCTAAGAAGAAAAATCTTATTTCAAGACGTCAAAATTAAAAATTCTCATATAGAGCTAAGGAATTTATATAAATTTCAATATTTATACCAAAAAAATAAACAAGATGACAAAGAAGAAAATCAAGGAAATAAAACTAAAAATGTGAATCAAGCAAATAAATATAAAACTCTAAAATATGATGTATTTTTCCCGAGTGTAGCAATAGAGATGATGGATGTTGGGAATGAATTTGAATGTGAAATCTTATTCAAATCGGAAATAACTGAAGTTGTATTAAAAGATAAAATTTATAAAAGCTTTGACATTACTAAAGAAAAGTTGAATAATTATGTTAAAGAAATTGAAAATAGAGTGCAAGAAATTGAGTCATGGATAGAGGACGGAAAGTTAGAAAAGTCGGAAGTTAGTGATGAAAATTATATAGAAAAACTACAGACAATTAAAAATAATATTAACGAACTGCTTAATAGTGACAAGAAAATGATTTTTTTAGGCGGATATAAGGGAATTTTGGGTAGTCTATCTAAACTTGATGAAAATACTAATATTCAAAACGGATTTTATATTGATGATGAAACATTGTTACCGTATGGATTAGTAGAAATAAATTAATATTATTTTTTTAATTATTGTCAAATTTCTAAAACAAGGACAAATTTAGTAATAAAATTATACTAAAATATATTTCAATAATAGTCTAACACTAAAATATATAAAATGTATCTGAATGTATTTGATTAAAAAGTACTTATCTAATCAAATACATTCAATTCATCATTTTTATTATATACCTATTTAATTAGATAATAGTATTAGTATAAATTTTTATTAATATTTTTTGAAATTTATTGTAATTATTTTGATTTTATGGTATTGTAAAGGGTATATTTTTATAATATTTATATCTATTATGTGCATCCATAGCTCAGTTGGATAGAGCTGCAGTTTCCTAAACTGTGAGTCGGAGGTTCGAGTCCTCTTGGGTGCACCATTTGTTCCCACACCTATATTTTGTATTTTTACGTTTACTATTATGTCATCTTCGGTAAGTATTACATTCTCCACAAAGTAATCTATTATATTTTTATATGCGTTTAAATCGTCCTTATTCGCAAAATTTAATACCATTTCTAAATATTCTTTGAATTGTTCGTATGTTGGAGCTGTATATATATAATTGTTTTCTATAAGTGAGTTTAACTCGCTTTTTTTATTTTCTAATTGCTCCATTTTTTTCTTCATTTTTGGATTGTATAGTCCGTTGGCGATTGCTTCCACTATATTATCTATTTTTTGTTCTGTTTCTCTAAGCTCTTTTTTGTATATGTTTGTTTTGTCTACATAGTTTTTTTGGCTTTCTATTAGTTTTTCTTCTAGCATTTTATGTAGCTCTTTTTTTGTGTCTTCTGTAAAATAGCCTTTTAACTGTGATATAACGGCTTTTTCTATGGTTTCTTTTTTTATGCTTTTTGCTTTGCAATTTCTGTTTGAACATACATAGCTTGAATATATATTTTCTTTGCCTTTTCCGTTGTTTCTTCTGTTTCCGTGCATTACTGAACCACAAGCACCACATATTAATATTCCTGATAATATATAAGGCTCTATTGATTTTCCAGTGCTACGTCTTCCCATTTTCTTTTTCTCCTCCATTTTCTTTTGGACTATGTTCCATGTATCGTTATCTATGATAGCAGGTATTATTCCGTTTTTTCTTATAATATCTTCTTCTTTTACTTTTGCATGATGATTAGTTTTGCCTTTTCTTTTGTTTAGATTTGTATTATATATATAATTCCCTATATATTTTTCGTTTCGCAAAATTTCATATAAACTATTTTTGCCAAAGTCTTTACCTTTTTTTGTTACATATCCTTTTTTGTTAAGTGTATTAATTATAGTTAGATATGTGTTGCCACTAGCATACATATCAAAAATTAGTCTTACTGCTCCTGCTTCATACTCATTAATAACATATTTTTTATCTACAATATCCAATCCTAGCGGTGCTGTTCCGCCTGTTGTTAGTCCTTTTTCTGCATTTTCTATCATTCCTTTTCTTACTTCTCTTGCTAGGTTTAGGCTGTAATATTCCGCCATTCCCTCATATAAACTTTCTATAATTACATCTTCCGGAGTTCCGTTAAGTGGCTCTAATATGCTTAATACTTTTACTCCTTGTTGTTTAAGCTCGTATTTTATTCTTACTGCGTCCATTTTATTGCGTGAGAAACGGTCGAATTTGTGTACTACTACTGCTTCAAATTCTTTGTTTTTGGCAGATTTTAGCATTTGTTGAAACTGTGGTCTATTTTGGTTCGTTCCTGTTCTTGCTTCGTCTATATAAATATTTAATAATATATATTTGTTTTCTTTGCAATATTTTTTTATGGCTCTTATTTGAGCGTCTATACTTTCTTCACGTTGGTTATCTGATGAATAACGGGCATAAGCTACTACTTTCATATCTATATTTCCTTTTTTACTTTGTATTATTTTTGTATTATTATTTTATCTCCTAAGAATGTTAATTGTATTTCTTGGTCTTCTTCTGTTACTCCTAAATGTTGGATCCACCCTAGAGGTATGTTTATTTTTGAGCCAATGCGTCCTTGACCGTTTTTATATAGTGTTTTATTTACTATTTTTGTTTGTGATACTCCATTTTCATATAGTTCGTGTTCTGTTATGTCTAAATCTTCATTAAATACTATGGCACTACCTCCACAATCAACATGAACTAGGTTAAATATATCATCATTCATTAGTAATTTGTAATCTTCAAACTCTTCAAATAATTGTTTAACATCATATAGTTTTACTTCTTTATTGACAAATTCTACTTCTAGTATTTGATTTTTAAGCGGTTTAACTGATTTTACTTTGATAGCAGACATTATATATTCTCCTTTTTTATTTTGTAAAAAACCACCCTATACAAGCGGTGGTAGTTTTTCTAGTGTTTTTGTATTCCACATATTCATTAATCTATCTTGATATTGACTAGCCCATTCTTGTATTAATTTTTGTGCTTTTATTGGTAAATCGCCCTCTAGCATTTCAAGTGTTGCTATGTCAAATGTTCCGTTATATTCTCCGTATACTGCGTGAAAGTGTGGTGGATTGTGTTCTCTTACAAAAAATATTTTGATTAGTATTCCATAAAATCTTGTAATCTCCGGCATTTATTCTACCCCCTTATTTATTATATATTTATTATACTATATAGTCGTTCGACAGTCAATAGTTTTTGTTATTTTATTTAATTTTTTTTAATAAAAAAAAGAGGGTTGTTTACCCTCTAGTTACTATCTATCTTTACTGTTTTTGTTTCTTGGATATAGTTTATTTTAAAACCTGCTTTTTCTAAGTCTTTTACTTTAATATAATTGTGTCCCTCTTTTAGTATTCTATCCATTTCTAATTCTTTCCCGTTCACGTTGAATTTGCCTTTTGTTACCACTTCATCATCTCCTTTTACCGTGGATTTGCTTGATACCGTATTATTTGTTGCAGGAATAACATCTTCTTTTACATCTTTCATAATGTTAAATCTTCTATAGAATTTAAACATGTTTGTTTTCTCTAATGTTACTCCGTTTCTGCTATAGTTGCAATGTATCCAATAGCCATTTCCTGCGTATATTCCGATATGATTATAGGTTCCTAGTCCGTCTTTATCTTTGATACCTATATCTCCAATTTTTAAATTTTTAGTAGATACCTCTTGAGAATTATTCCATTGATGATATGTTCCGTCCGGTACGTTAAATCCAGCCATTTTATATGCCCATACAACAAAACCGCTACAGTCAAGCAATTTAGGTTTATTCACATCGTTATTATAATTGTAATACTTAGCTCCCAGTTTATAGTTTGTGTATCCTATTAGAGATTCAGCATATTTTAATATATCAGCTCTTGTTTTCAACTATATCACTTCCTTTGATATAGTTTTGTTCCAACCGTTAGCGTTATACCATGCTACTATCATATCTATTATGTTATTAATCTGTTCATCAGTTGCTTTTATTCCTGATTTGTTGAGCCATTCGATGACAAAATCTTTCTTTTCCTTGCCTTTATTTTTATCTTTGTAATACTCTTCTGCTATCTTAATAGCTATGTTCGCAAAGTTTATCAGCTCTTGTCTTTGTTTTGCTGTGGTATTTTGTTCAATAAGTGCTTTCAACTTCGGCACTATAAATATAGTGATTAGCATTAGTATAATCTTTAATGCAGATATTAATATCTCAAAATATTCTTGTTTCATCTCTCTACTCCTTTA containing:
- the cas10 gene encoding type III-B CRISPR-associated protein Cas10/Cmr2 gives rise to the protein MNKKYIGITIGPIVKTLMLTTTPAGLWGASYIFSYFTKNLIDQLEQILGISKESFLVPVRNNEVETIIKDCPWAGLFHDRIIFQTDPSIPLTKIDQCIKKCKEDLSKEILTICLTENEDIERAKKFIEDYLQVHVIEKEVEKGKNPILALSPNLDILELGQSYIPKEDKNYLLDFLENRDSLEQKKPENRNQNIKRFTQKIEKTQQLMKWHFLEEEHIITIDDIAGVSGNKIGVNTQTKNYFALVNADGDNLGKVLKSMEDTQGNQVIEEIKGFSEKCFDYARRAFEKVEKYGGKMIYAGGDDLLFIAPVKNHEETIFHLLSTLNDEFINCFFGFSFKEEGQEKKMGFSAGVMICYYKYPLKEALISVLDQLDKSKKIKTKNTISVHFEKHSGKQHGIQFINFFNNCENNKIYTMFLDLLEEYGKQNGQLNNSKDFLRSLGTKLQDYRNVFLIAMVKDGAAKRNYLNEVFKNLFEEYPGIFDETKTKEEKSEEANYIERIVDLLEEIFYMKLSLIQDKTEKTKRQAALDSLQEIETVIGLLKFYNEKEIK
- a CDS encoding type III-B CRISPR module-associated Cmr3 family protein is translated as MAIYKVLFHPLEEYFFGEDGSFREGVSNAEYFITSRFFPSQTTVFGIIRYLNLLCLKDKGSYLQEEKKLNNKTVGKKGFSIESAIDSNSEVQNFGIIKGMSGVFLHRYDVEDKVNRVYVTLPKDAKKQPEIDKSYTSIFDEGEESVVTSNGKKMMPQKYNVKEGLEIGFISIDAGISDAGELLQNELSVIEPPFEYVLKTGLKINRKMNKPKDMVDLTNTQDPMSSLFKKEYVRLKQESGEVEYSFGVYVEIENDEEEEVTKRMNRVVGIGLGGSLFSVRTSKIEEIEKKRLKNGLVLNVGKIFENHVKKENILYCISPCYVSNPQDILMKSEFASLDTVSNRPMNGGNIDDAWRKTKALYCMMDSGSVLITSHMNEIIKEFQKDGLQQIGYNHYYLGGEI
- the cmr4 gene encoding type III-B CRISPR module RAMP protein Cmr4, coding for MKVALLKAKCITNLHIGTSGNVYGDIKSEVEKDAVLATPIMPSSGIKGAFRDFWRANGTTGTSVTIFGSDAEEENQNRKGNCKFLSGQLLFRPMRVSKGDRAYCLVTTPELLQVMINTIDSFQIKLNLQSAKSAEDFEKALNDIKKELNEKIGQVVAGIVNKDDHAIMEVEGYDVKEIQNEENILYKILLEISDGVPVVIMRTDFFRMIDLPIIARNYLKDGKSTNLWYEEFVPHQSYFYFPVLWEKEEAKVFSDFIKKISKQPIAFGGNNSVGYGYCTITPMNKEWEENDGE
- the cmr6 gene encoding type III-B CRISPR module RAMP protein Cmr6 is translated as MNGDWRNELQKLEEKIKNSGENKITNLGYAFQTQDYYMQTEKVEEDVKRIVDFTLDDKTKEMIKNRQKELQKLVKGETSKLDIGCFQACVSYPGLLVGMSNPVMSSLKQGSDEEGQDSAFKTGFSFDYVTGLPYIPGSSIKGMLRASIEKYKTDVCQWLEDNIGILADERLFKEIIYEMFGDENNEVNDDKMQNNTNVLERDVFLDAIIIDGSNDKILKSDYITPHSSMFKNPIPIRILAIKPEVKLEFHFLLREKIIAKMNREQRFKLYKGLILDLGIGAKTNTGYGSLKEV
- a CDS encoding DUF2442 domain-containing protein, which encodes MSAIKVKSVKPLKNQILEVEFVNKEVKLYDVKQLFEEFEDYKLLMNDDIFNLVHVDCGGSAIVFNEDLDITEHELYENGVSQTKIVNKTLYKNGQGRIGSKINIPLGWIQHLGVTEEDQEIQLTFLGDKIIIQK
- a CDS encoding DUF4160 domain-containing protein translates to MPEITRFYGILIKIFFVREHNPPHFHAVYGEYNGTFDIATLEMLEGDLPIKAQKLIQEWASQYQDRLMNMWNTKTLEKLPPLV
- a CDS encoding C40 family peptidase, with translation MKTRADILKYAESLIGYTNYKLGAKYYNYNNDVNKPKLLDCSGFVVWAYKMAGFNVPDGTYHQWNNSQEVSTKNLKIGDIGIKDKDGLGTYNHIGIYAGNGYWIHCNYSRNGVTLEKTNMFKFYRRFNIMKDVKEDVIPATNNTVSSKSTVKGDDEVVTKGKFNVNGKELEMDRILKEGHNYIKVKDLEKAGFKINYIQETKTVKIDSN
- a CDS encoding phage holin, LLH family, coding for MKQEYFEILISALKIILMLITIFIVPKLKALIEQNTTAKQRQELINFANIAIKIAEEYYKDKNKGKEKKDFVIEWLNKSGIKATDEQINNIIDMIVAWYNANGWNKTISKEVI